In one Gracilinanus agilis isolate LMUSP501 chromosome 6, AgileGrace, whole genome shotgun sequence genomic region, the following are encoded:
- the LOC123251341 gene encoding olfactory receptor 8K1-like, which yields MTKLNETKGSQVTEFILMSITNDPELKGPLFVVFLLNYMATVVGNLGLIILTSVDSHLQTPMYFFLRHLAYVDLGYSTAIGPKMLASFIVEKNTISYNECATQLGFYAVFITSEFFILSAMAYDRYVAICKPLLYIVIMSNRVCWVLVIISYLYSIMVSLLVTIKIFNSSFCASNVMRQFFCDSVPPLYIICSDIRETKLIIKFFSAFDLISSLSIVLVSYMLIIVAILRMNSSEGRHKAFFTCGSHLTAVVLFYATLLFIYMKPQSSHSVDTEKVATVFYTLVIPMLNPLIYSLRNKEVKGALKRVFKKLI from the coding sequence ATGACAAAGCTGAATGAAACCAAAGGAAGTCAGGTGACTGAATTCATTCTCATGAGCATCACAAACGATCCTGAGCTGAAGGGTCCCCTCTTTGTTGTCTTTTTACTCAACTACATGGCCACAGTTGTGGGGAATCTGGGCCTGATCATCTTAACAAGTGTTGATTCTCACCTGCAAACCCCAATGTACTTTTTCCTCAGGCATCTGGCATATGTTGATCTTGGCTATTCCACAGCCATTGGTCCAAAAATGCTAGCCAGTTTCATAGTAGAGAAAAATACCATTTCCTACAATGAATGTGCAACACAGTTGGGATTCTATGCAGTATTCATCACCAGTGAATTTTTCATCCTGTCTGCCATGGCGTATGATCGCTATGTGGCTATCTGTAAGCCCCTTCTCTATATTGTCATCATGTCAAACAGAGTGTGTTGGGTCTTGGTGATTATTTCTTACCTCTATAGCATCATGGTATCCTTACTAGTAACAATTAAGATATTTAATTCATCATTCTGTGCATCAAATGTAATGAGACAGTTCTTCTGTGATAGTGTCCCTCCTTTGTACATTATTTGTTCAGACATAAGAGAGACTAAACTAATCATTAagttcttttctgcatttgatttaatttcttccctttctatagTCCTTGTCTCCTACATGCTCATTATTGTGGCCATCCTTAGGATGAACTCTTCTGAGGGAAGGCATAAAGCTTTCTTTACCTGTGGCTCTCACCTCACAGCAGTGGTTCTGTTCTATGCAACACTTCTCTTCATATACATGAAACCCCAATCTAGTCACTCTGTTGATACTGAGAAGGTAGCCACTGTGTTTTATACCCTGGTTATTCCCATGCTGAACCCTTTGATTTACAGCTTGAgaaacaaagaagttaagggtgcCTTGAAAAGGGTCTTTAAGAAATTGATATGA
- the LOC123251076 gene encoding LOW QUALITY PROTEIN: olfactory receptor 1038-like (The sequence of the model RefSeq protein was modified relative to this genomic sequence to represent the inferred CDS: inserted 2 bases in 2 codons) translates to MAKFNFTQVTQFILKGITDCPELQAQLFKIFSAIYIVTVVGNLGLIILIRIDSRLHTPMHFFLSHLAFVDFCYSSAITPKMVANFVLEKNTISFNACATQLGCFLTFMITECFLLSSMAYDRYAAICNPLLYSFIMSQKVCIQLVAVPYIYSFLVALFHTIITFCLSYCGPNVINHFYCDDIPLLALSCSDTHXKKLLIFAFAGFDMICSSSIVLISYIFIIAAILHIRSAEGRLKXFFTCGSHMVAVTIFYGTLIFMYLQSKSNHSLDTDNMASVFYTVVIPMLNPLIYSLRNKEVKEALKKARGKGSEILKMLQSQK, encoded by the exons ATGGCAAAATTCAACTTCACTCAAGTGACTCAATTTATTCTGAAAGGGATTACAGATTGCCCAGAACTCCAGGCAcaactctttaaaattttctcaGCCATCTACATAGTAACAGTGGTAGGAAATCTTGGGCTAATTATATTAATCAGGATTGACTCTCGACTTCATACACCTATGCACTTCTTCCTTAGTCATTTAGCTTTTGTTGACTTCTGCTATTCCTCAGCAATCACACCCAAGATGGTGGCAAATTTTGTACTGGAGAAAAATACCATTTCATTCAATGCCTGTGCCACCCAACTAGgatgttttctgacatttatgATCACAGaatgtttccttctatcttcCATGGCTTATGATCGTTATGCAGCTATTTGTAATCCattgctttattcattcattatgtCTCAAAAAGTCTGTATTCAGTTAGTTGCTGTTCCCTACATATATAGTTTTTTAGTTGCCTTATTCCATACCATCATCACATTCTGCTTATCTTACTGTGGCCCCAATGTCATCAATCATTTTTATTGTGATGATATTCCCCTCTTGGCCCTGTCCTGCTCAGATACTC ACAAAAagttgttgatatttgcatttgCTGGGTTCGATATGATTTGTTCTTCATCAATTGTCCTTATCTCCTATATTTTCATCATTGCTGCCATCTTGCACATCCGTTCTGCAGAAGGCAGGCTCA GTTTCTTTACTTGTGGCTCTCATATGGTGGCTGTTACAATTTTCTATGGTACATTAATCTTCATGTACCTGCAGTCCAAATCGAACCACTCCCTGGACACAGACAATATGGCATCCGTATTTTACACAGTGGTGATTCCCATGTTGAACCCTCTAATTTACAGCTTAAGgaacaaagaagtaaaagaagcCCTGAAGAAGGCTCGAGGTAAAGGATCTGAAATACTAAAAATGCTTCAGTCCCAAAAGTGA